One window of Zalophus californianus isolate mZalCal1 chromosome 3, mZalCal1.pri.v2, whole genome shotgun sequence genomic DNA carries:
- the WNT6 gene encoding protein Wnt-6, whose product MLPPAPSVLLLLLLCPAHVGGLWWAVGSPLVMDPTSICRKARRLAGRQAELCQAEPEVVAELARGARLGVRECQFQFRFRRWNCSSHSKAFGRILQQDIRETAFVFAITAAGASHAVTQACSMGELLQCGCQAPRGRAPPRPPGLPGTPGPPGPAGSPDGSAAWEWGGCGDDVDFGDEKSRLFMDARHKRGRGDIRALVQLHNNEAGRLAVRSHTRTECKCHGLSGSCALRTCWQKLPPFREVGARLLERFHGASRVMGTNDGKALLPAVRTLKPPGRADLLYAADSPDFCAPNRRTGSPGTRGRACNSSAPDLSGCDLLCCGRGHRQESVQLEENCLCRFHWCCVVQCHRCRVRKELSLCL is encoded by the exons ATGCTGCCGCCCGCGCCCTCcgtcctgctgctgctgctgctgtgtcCCGCGCACGTCGGTGGGCTGTGGTG GGCGGTGGGCAGCCCCCTGGTCATGGACCCCACCAGCATCTGCAGGAAAGCACGGAGGCTGGCAGGGCGGCAGGCTGAGCTGTGTCAGGCCGAGCCAGAAGTGGTGGCGGAGCTGGCCCGGGGCGCCCGGCTTGGGGTGCGAGAGTGCCAGTTCCAGTTCCGTTTCCGCCGCTGGAACTGCTCCAGCCACAGCAAGGCCTTCGGGCGCATCCTGCAGCAGG ACATCCGGGAGACGGCCTTCGTGTTTGCGATTACGGCTGCGGGCGCCAGCCACGCGGTCACGCAGGCCTGCTCCATGGGCGAGCTGCTGCAGTGCGGCTGCCAGGCGCCCCGCGGGcgggcccctccccgcccccctggtCTGCCCGGCACCCCCGGGCCCCCGGGCCCGGCCGGCTCCCCCGACGGCAGCGCTGcctgggagtggggaggctgCGGCGACGACGTGGACTTTGGGGATGAGAAGTCGAGGCTCTTTATGGATGCGCGGCACAAGCGGGGACGCGGAGACATCCGTGCGTTGGTGCAACTTCACAACAACGAGGCCGGCCGGCtg GCCGTGCGGAGCCATACGCGCACCGAGTGCAAGTGCCACGGGCTGTCGGGCTCGTGCGCTCTGCGGACCTGCTGGCAGAAGCTGCCCCCGTTCCGCGAGGTGGGCGCGCGGCTGCTCGAGCGCTTCCACGGCGCCTCGCGTGTCATGGGAACCAACGACGGGAAGGCCCTGCTGCCCGCCGTCCGCACTCTCAAGCCGCCCGGCCGCGCCGACCTCCTCTACGCCGCCGACTCGCCCGACTTCTGCGCTCCCAACCGGCGCACCGGCTCGCCCGGCACGCGCGGCCGCGCCTGCAACAGCAGCGCCCCGGACCTCAGCGGCTGCGACCTGCTGTGCTGCGGCCGCGGGCACCGCCAGGAGAGCGTGCAGCTCGAGGAGAACTGCCTGTGTCGCTTCCACTGGTGCTGCGTCGTGCAGTGTCACCGCTGCCGCGTGCGCAAGGAGCTCAGCCTCTGTCTCTGA